From the Salvelinus alpinus chromosome 32, SLU_Salpinus.1, whole genome shotgun sequence genome, one window contains:
- the col17a1b gene encoding collagen alpha-1(XVII) chain — MDDLTTRKRNHSGGSSGGKVVTETTTSTSRLVSLPPKGGSGSKSSTHRTMSSNAGGLWLEKNILTQNSSGTNFSSSSVGVNAGGSSSSSGFYMGDYSEGGGDGGGGGGGGGGGGGGGGGGGGGGGVGSGGGGGSGYGGVYGGSPGSKVKSSSSGGSRRAQSSASPGGLSPGFLERKSMASRSGGYDGSSSGNSSPEFTRKDYAGSGATRIGRSQSRESEIRARLQSASPSAGRWTELDDVKRLVKGGRSNSVSPTRSSTSSTLPVPRKATVEAKIATQASQSVSGQYETTTLDSGLPSSYSWTSSTLPISSATGNSSSAYGYHSNTNNMSPGLGSSLLNTTSPSSLSVYGFQNNLAPTSSSVLTTSGVNAHSGTLTGYGVQKNISNGGGLVSTGVSTSAMSALRSHTDDAYRKDLKYLVLQKENVPVKRDTEVLTLTKDSGKHFTSSVRSVGGSLSGDSLKKEKMVSSYSETAPVLLKSDSNSYYGSPLVSTKDKATYAEIQKEGDYYSSGGRGGGCCGCEDSCCSWWKWLLGLLLLSLLLLGLLFGLIALAEDVRNLKSRVAALESTSTAAHTSRLSASNNDIHNPQSGTYMDTGGAARSDNTLNLDTSLGMGMGTGTGTGTGIAGHTDNAALQRTIQQLLRAEMQSQSFRALLTSSMKGDRGEPGTKGEAGNHGTKGDNGFPGLPGPPGAIGHPGHEGPKGQKGSQGDHGAEGPQGLRGREGPGGPRGEPGPSGFGEKGDKGSPGESGSLGPAGPVGPAGPKGSGGAPGTSGTPGQPGSQGFRGESGLPGPKGERGPAGFQGIKGDHGEKGPRGAAGDPGLSGLPGPAGEKGPKGSAGTPGIDGDKGQRGDHGPTGLPGIRGPSGPAGDSGLPGTPGLQGPPGIPGNPGQPGAKGQAGEPGRIINAGGSSSVAIPGPPGSPGPPGQAGPPGLSGPIGPAGLPGQSGPKGERGLKGEMGIQGLQGEAGISVRTSETVSSSRAERQFSAAAQAGPPGPPGPPGAPGRAGDSRSGLPGPAGPPGEPGYGRPGPRGEKGESGSFVPNSGTFFSGPPGPPGPSGPKGSPGTPGPRGYQGDSGQPGLPGSPGRPGGGSERALPYGGTHGPPGPPGTPGVPGPEGRKGEPGIPGSPGLPGSARGTVAASPGFPGPPGPPGPPGHPGIPGIASAPPDLRQYVNDYLRINARSMSSGLPGPRGLPGPPGAPGSSGSSGSSSSVEDISSRVIAYLQRSGSGFGGGAQGPPGPPGPPGSGSGSASMSVNDLIVMLQRDDVRRYVMGPPGPPGPAGPAARGGSTANYDPQEVATYVFRIMNERGIGGGQPGPPGATGPPGLPGSSSGVSDISALLQNSQFRAMIGRSAGAPGPPGTPGIPGPPGPSGTPGGLSYRSSASGGLRIEDVQHYLQSSGYSGPPGPPGPPGPQGPPGNSHGVVSYGDSRNIGNYQRESIRTELQAYLSSDSIRHSFIGPPGPPGSQGPRGHKGDPGEPGGVQTNRQSYAQSDPRYSSDLEQRQSDIGRLTESLDYSNVALRVTDYIKNQGLLQDFLSEGHQRGGSWETQGLPGPPGPPGPPGYSRVIGAYGNVTADLMDFFRTHGTIVGPPGNTGPKGDRGYLGPKGDRGEMGRPGPPGLQGLHGQDGYRGEKGEKGAGEVRVGRRRRSIGV, encoded by the exons gtgggggaggtggaggaggcggCGGAGGTGTTGGCAGTGGAGGTGGGGGTGGCTCAGGCTATGGAGGAGTGTATGGAGGAAGCCCCGGGTCAAAGGTAAAGAGCAGCTCGTCAGGGGGCTCCAGGAGGGCCCAGAGCTCTGCCTCGCCTGGGGGTCTCTCCCCTGGCTTCCTGGAAAGGAAGAGTATGGCCAGTCGCTCAGGAGGCTACGACG GAAGCTCAAGTGGCAACTCCTCCCCCGAGTTTACACGGAAAGACTATG CAGGGTCAGGTGCCACTAGAATAGGGAGGAGCCAGAGCAGAG AGAGTGAAATCAGAGCCAGACTGCAGAGTGCCTCTCCCAGTGCTGGCAGAT GGACTGAGCTGGATGATGTGAAGAGGCTGGTGAAGGGAGGACGCTCCAACAGTGTCAGTCCCACccgctcctccacctcctccaccctgCCTGTCCCCAGGAAGGCCACCGTCGAGGCCAAGATCGCCACTCAGGCCTCCCAGTCAG TCTCTGGGCAGTATGAGACCACTACCCTGGACTCTGGCCTACCTTCTTCCTACTCCTGGACTAGCTCCACGCTGCCCATCTCCTCGGCCACTGGCAACAGCAGCAGCGCATACGGTTACCATAGCAACACAAACAACATGTCTCCAGGCTTGGGGTCTTCCCTGCTCAACACCACCTCACCCTCCTCCTTGTCAG TGTATGGATTCCAGAATAACTTGGCACCCACGTCCAGTAGTGTCCTCACCACCAGTGGAGTTAACGCACATTCAGGCACTTTGACAG gATATGGGGTGCAGAAGAACATATCGAATGGTGGTGGTCTCGTCAGCACAGGAGTGTCAACCTCTGCAA TGTCCGCTTTGAGGTCTCACACTGATGACGCATACAGGAAAGACTTAAAGTACCTTGTGCTGCAGAAGGAGAATGTTCCAGTCAAGAGAGATACTGAGGTGCTCACCCTGACTAAAGACAGTGGAAAACACTTCACTAGCAGTGTTCGCAGTGTTGGGG GTTCACTGTCTGGTGATTCTCTAAAGAAGGAGAAAATGGTGTCCAGCTACAGTGAGACTGCACCAGTCCTTCTGAAGTCAGATTCCAATTCATACT ATGGATCACCCCTAGTGTCAACAAAAGACAAAGCAACATATGCAG AGATCCAAAAAGAGGGGGACTACTACAGCAGCGGAGGACGTGGTGGGGGCTGCTGTGGGTGTGAGGACTCCTGCTGTTCCTGGTGGAAGTGGCTGCTAGGACTGCTCCTGCTCTCCCTGCTGCTCCTGGGCCTGCTCTTTGGACTCATTGCCCTGG CGGAGGACGTGAGGAATCTGAAGTCTCGAGTGGCAGCTCTGGAGTCCACCTCCACCGCTGCTCACACCAGCCGCCTGTCAGCCTCCAATAACGACATCCACAACCCCCAGTCTGGCACCTACATGGACACTGGGGGCGCGGCCCGCTCCGACAACACCCTGAACCTGGATACCAGCCTGGGCATGGGGATGGGCACTGGCACTGGCACGGGCACTGGCATCGCCGGGCACACGGACAATGCTGCCCTCCAGAGGACCATACAGCAACTACTGAGAGCTGAGATGCAGTCTCAGTCATTCAGAG CCCTTCTTACCTCTTCAATGAAAGGGGACAGAGGAGAGCCGGGAACTAAAG GCGAAGCAGGGAATCATGGAACTAAAG GTGACAATGGTTTCCCAGGACTGCCAG GTCCTCCAGGTGCCATTGGTCACCCAGGACACGAAGGACCCAAAGGACAAAAAGGAAGTCAAG gtgaccaTGGAGCTGAGGGGCCACAAGGGCTCAGAGGCCGAGAGGGGCCTGGAGGGCCCAGAGGGGAGCCAGGACCCTCAGGGTTTGGAGAGAAGGGGGATAAAG GTTCTCCTGGTGAATCAGGATCTCTTGGTCCTGCTGGTCCAGTCGGCCCGGCTGGGCCCAAAG GCTCAGGGGGTGCTCCGGGGACTTCTGGTACGCCAG GCCAACCAGGATCTCAAGGCTTCCGTGGAGAATCAGGACTACCTGGTCCGAAGG GGGAGAGGGGTCCTGCTGGATTTCAGGGAATCAAAG gTGACCATGGTGAGAAAGGACCTCGTGGTGCCGCAG GTGACCCAGGACTATCAGGCTTGCCAGGACCAGCCGGAGAGAAAGGACCCAAAGGATCTGCAG GAACTCCTGGAATTGATGGTGACAAAGGCCAAAGAG GTGATCACGGTCCTACTGGGTTACCAGGGATCAGAGGTCCATCTGGCCCTGCAGGGGACTCAGGCCTACCAG GAACACCTGGGCTTCAAGGGCCACCAG GAATACCAGGGAACCCTGGACAACCAGGAGCCAAGG GTCAGGCAGGAGAACCAGGAAGAATCATCAATGCAG GGGGATCCAGTTCTGTGGCCATCCCCGGCCCCCCAGGAAGCCCCGGACCACCCGGTCAAGCCGGACCCCCAGGGTTATCAG GCCCCATTGGCCCTGCTGGTCTTCCTGGCCAGTCTG GTCCtaaaggtgagagagggctgAAGGGTGAGATGGGTATTCAGGGACTCCAGGGAGAGGCAGGTATCTCAGTGAGAACCAGTGAAACCGTCAGCTCATCCAGAGCTGAGA GACAGTTCAGTGCTGCTGCACAAGCAGGTCCCCCTGGTCCCCCTGGACCCCCTGGAGCCCCTGGACGTGCAGGTGACTCAAGATCAGGACTCCCAGGACCAGCTGGTCCCCCAGGAGAGCCAG GATATGGCAGACCTGGTcctagaggagagaaaggagagtcaGGAAGCTTTGTACCCAATTCAG GAACATTCTTCTCTGGACCCCCTGGACCTCCCGGGCCATCTGGGCCCAAAGGATCACCTG GTACACCAGGACCAAGAGGATACCAAG GAGATTCAGGCCAGCCTGGTCTACCAGGGAGCCCAGGAAGACCAGGAGGAGGCTCTGAAAGAG CATTACCATACGGTGGAACACATGGGCCACCTGGGCCCCCAGGGACTCCAGGGGTTCCTGGACCAGAGGGACGGAAAG GCGAACCTGGAATTCCCGGTTCTCCTGGTCTTCCTGGCTCTGCAAGAG GCACTGTGGCAGCCAGCCCAGGGTTCCCAGGTCCTCCTGGTCCACCGGGTCCTCCCGGACACCCAGGCATTCCAGGCATAGCCTCCGCTCCTCCTGATCTGCGTCAGTATGTCAACGACTATCTCCGAA TTAATGCTAGGAGTATGTCCTCTGGTCTTCCCGGCCCCCGTGGCCTCCCTGGACCCCCAGGAGCCCCTGGATCCTCTGGATCCTCTGGATCCTCTAGTTCTGTGGAGGACATATCTTCTCGTGTCATCGCTTATCTGCAGC GTTCAGGATCAGGCTTCGGCGGTGGTGCTCAGGGTCCTCCAGGCCCCCCAGGACCTCCTGGGTCTGGCTCTGGTTCTGCCTCAATGTCTGTCAACGACCTCATTGTCATGCTACAGA GGGATGACGTACGGCGATATGTAATGGGCCCACCCGGACCTCCAGGCCCAGCAGGACCAGCAGCCAGAGGAGGCAGTACGGCAAACTACGACCCACAGGAAGTGGCTACCTACGTCTTCAGAATCATGAACG aGCGCGGGATCGGTGGTGGGCAGCCTGGACCTCCGGGTGCAACCGGGCCTCCAGGGCTACCTGGCTCCTCCAGCGGTGTTAGTGACATCTCCGCACTCCTGCAAA ATTCACAATTCCGTGCGATGATTGGACGCTCTGCTGGAGCCCCTGGTCCTCCTGGTACTCCAGGTATCCCGGGACCCCCAGGCCCCTCTGGTACCCCAGGAGGGTTATCTTACAGGAGCTCAGCCTCAGGGGGTTTAAGGATAGAGGACGTCCAGCATTACCTCCAAA GTTCTGGGTACAGTGGTCCTCCAGGCCCACCCGGCCCCCCAGGACCTCAGGGGCCCCCAGGGAACTCTCACGGAGTAGTCTCCTATGGAGATAGTAGAAACATCGGAAACTACCAGCGAGAAAGCATCCGCACAGAACTCCAGGCGTACCTCAGCA GTGACAGTATACGGCACTCCTTCATTGGCCCACCAGGTCCTCCTGGGTCTCAGGGTCCCCGTGGTCACAAAGGAGACCCTGGAGAACCTGGTGGGGTTCAGACTAACCGTCAGAGTTATGCCCAGAGTGACCCACGTTACTCTTCTGACCTTGAGCAGCGCCAGAGTGACATTGGGAGATTGACAGAGTCACTAGACTACTCCAACGTTGCCTTGAGAGTGACAGACTACATCAAGA ACCAGGGCTTACTGCAGGACTTCCTGTCTGAGGGTCACCAGCGAGGAGGCTCCTGGGAGACCCAAGGCCTCCCAGGACCCCCTGGGCCTCCTGGACCTCCCGGGTATAGCCGTGTCATTGGGGCTTACGGCAACGTGACTGCTGACCTCATGGACTTCTTTAGAA CCCACGGCACCATTGTTGGCCCCCCAGGGAATACTGGACCGAAAGGAGACAGGGGGTACCTCGGACCCAAAGGAGACAGAG GCGAGATGGGTCGCCCAGGCCCTCCAGGACTGCAGGGGCTACATGGTCAGGATGGatacagaggagagaagggagagaaag GTGCAGGTGAAGTTAGGGTTGGTCGTCGGCGTCGAAGCATCGGTGTCTAA